A portion of the Geoalkalibacter ferrihydriticus DSM 17813 genome contains these proteins:
- a CDS encoding SpoIIE family protein phosphatase: protein MITVEYVILITLSYFALLFAVAYYADKRREQGRSIISNSHIYSLSLAVYFTTWTFYGSVGRAATSGLDFLPVYLGPTLIAFSWWFLLRKMVHISKEQNIVSIADFISSRYGKSAPLGAIVTLFAVVGIMPYIALQLKAVSHTFELIVLHGATEVGGHGALHWLPANLDTAFIIAAVLSLFGVMFGARTLDAAARHEGLVAAIALESLIKIVAFMAVGIFVTYGLFNGFSDIFTRFLETFPERKHLIMLGTEQIPYSKWFTLTFISMMSVMFLPRQFHIMVIENSDEKHIRSAMWRFPLYMFLINLFVLPIALGGLLLSGGDTTNADYFVLHLPLEAGHTWLAMLVFLGGFSAAAGMVMVSAVALATMILNHLVMPIVLRLHVQASDISGLLINIKRLAIVAVVFQGYLYFKIIGDTLALVNIGLISFVAATQFAPAAIGGLYWERANRRGAMAGILLGFCVWFYTLMVPSFVRSGWMESEILERGLFGLSILRPTELFGLSGFDLWSHALFWSMFFNLSAYLMFSLFTRRSRLEEEQAEKFVNAYVYQEEDQTRKRISKAPSVMEFVDLMAKFIGEKQAHSSITEYLGDREIDERGGLSEYELPNLKRFTERTLAGSVGAAPARIIIENYLAARGSKMEDVFDIFGSVTLSRTTGREQLGVLYEAARIVASGDHLDNILDQMLELLVQQFKFDLCVIRILDDEKNTLVVRCQKGMTSEHLGESERDISLDTYIGEAFLTNSVVKANDTDFLDKPHSAQIIHREGIKSFAHAPITIEGQPVGVLSAFSRSVKGIFTDEFVALFRSLAGQIGVAWRNAIQTSKLIDARGRERELEIAMNIQMSLLPTSVPNVPGIALAGICVPASQVGGDYYDYLVRDDDSLDLVIADVSGHNVGAALLMAETRTFIQARARGIHTPDQMMVELNRFFYDDLTRAELFITMFYLNFNTNTRKICYANAGHNPPLIWRRNQRQCEELDAEGLILGVKYEVDFAQEKGQLDPGDVILLYTDGIIEAENDRGEFFGTERLCTLLHEYHELDPDALLNQILDQVRLFTGTQNFTDDVSMIVMQVKS, encoded by the coding sequence ATGATAACTGTCGAATACGTCATTTTAATTACCCTGTCCTATTTCGCCCTGCTCTTCGCAGTCGCCTACTACGCCGACAAGCGCCGAGAGCAGGGCCGCAGCATTATCTCCAACTCCCATATCTACTCCCTGTCCCTCGCCGTCTATTTTACGACCTGGACTTTTTACGGCAGTGTCGGACGCGCCGCCACCTCGGGCCTCGACTTTCTTCCGGTTTATCTCGGTCCAACTCTTATTGCCTTTTCCTGGTGGTTTCTGCTGCGCAAAATGGTGCACATCAGCAAGGAGCAGAACATCGTCAGCATTGCCGACTTTATTTCCAGCCGCTACGGAAAATCGGCTCCCCTGGGAGCGATCGTCACCCTCTTCGCGGTGGTCGGCATCATGCCCTACATCGCCTTGCAGCTCAAAGCGGTTTCCCATACCTTTGAGCTGATCGTCCTGCATGGCGCGACCGAAGTCGGCGGGCACGGCGCTCTGCACTGGCTTCCCGCCAATCTGGACACCGCTTTCATTATCGCCGCGGTGCTGTCGCTGTTTGGCGTGATGTTCGGCGCCCGCACCCTGGACGCCGCAGCCCGCCACGAAGGCCTGGTCGCGGCCATCGCCCTGGAATCGCTTATCAAAATTGTGGCCTTCATGGCCGTGGGGATTTTCGTCACTTACGGCCTGTTCAATGGGTTCTCAGACATTTTCACACGTTTTTTGGAAACCTTTCCCGAACGCAAACACCTGATCATGCTCGGAACCGAGCAGATTCCCTATTCCAAATGGTTCACTCTGACATTCATTTCCATGATGTCGGTCATGTTCCTGCCGCGCCAATTCCATATCATGGTGATCGAAAACTCGGATGAAAAACACATCCGCAGTGCCATGTGGCGTTTTCCTCTCTACATGTTTCTCATCAATCTTTTCGTCCTGCCCATTGCCCTGGGTGGGTTGCTGCTCAGTGGCGGCGACACGACCAATGCCGACTATTTCGTCCTGCACCTGCCCCTTGAGGCCGGACACACCTGGCTGGCCATGCTGGTGTTTCTCGGCGGATTTTCCGCGGCAGCCGGAATGGTCATGGTTTCAGCGGTCGCCCTGGCGACCATGATTCTCAACCACCTGGTCATGCCGATTGTTTTGCGTCTGCACGTCCAGGCCAGCGACATTTCCGGACTCCTGATCAACATCAAGCGCCTAGCGATCGTGGCGGTGGTCTTTCAGGGGTACCTTTACTTCAAAATCATCGGCGACACGCTGGCATTGGTCAACATCGGACTGATTTCCTTCGTTGCCGCGACCCAGTTCGCCCCGGCGGCCATCGGCGGTTTATACTGGGAGCGCGCCAATCGCCGCGGTGCCATGGCCGGCATACTGCTCGGGTTCTGTGTATGGTTCTACACCCTGATGGTGCCTTCTTTCGTTCGCTCGGGCTGGATGGAGAGCGAAATTCTCGAACGCGGACTGTTCGGTTTAAGCATCCTGCGTCCGACCGAACTGTTCGGGCTCTCGGGCTTCGACCTCTGGAGCCACGCCTTGTTCTGGTCCATGTTTTTCAATCTCTCGGCCTATTTGATGTTCTCTTTGTTCACCCGGCGCAGCCGGCTGGAGGAAGAGCAGGCCGAGAAATTTGTCAACGCCTATGTCTACCAAGAAGAGGATCAGACCCGTAAGCGGATCAGCAAAGCGCCCTCAGTCATGGAATTTGTTGATCTGATGGCCAAGTTCATCGGCGAGAAGCAGGCCCATTCGTCAATTACCGAATATCTTGGCGATCGGGAAATAGACGAGCGCGGCGGACTTTCGGAATATGAGCTACCCAACCTGAAACGTTTCACCGAGCGCACCTTGGCGGGCTCCGTGGGAGCCGCTCCGGCACGGATTATTATCGAAAACTATCTTGCCGCGCGCGGCAGCAAAATGGAGGATGTTTTTGATATCTTCGGATCGGTGACACTCAGCCGCACCACCGGCCGCGAACAGCTCGGCGTACTCTACGAGGCTGCACGCATCGTGGCAAGCGGTGATCATCTCGACAACATTCTCGATCAAATGCTTGAACTTCTTGTCCAGCAGTTCAAGTTCGATCTTTGCGTCATCCGTATCCTGGATGATGAAAAAAACACCCTCGTGGTCCGCTGCCAGAAAGGCATGACCTCCGAACATCTGGGAGAGTCCGAGCGCGATATTTCTCTCGACACCTACATCGGCGAGGCTTTTTTGACCAACTCGGTTGTCAAAGCAAATGATACCGACTTTCTCGACAAACCTCACTCGGCACAGATCATTCATCGCGAAGGAATCAAATCCTTCGCCCACGCGCCCATCACCATCGAAGGCCAGCCGGTCGGTGTGCTTTCCGCCTTTTCGCGGTCGGTCAAGGGAATCTTCACGGATGAGTTCGTGGCACTTTTTCGCAGCTTGGCGGGGCAGATCGGGGTCGCTTGGCGCAACGCCATCCAGACCTCTAAACTGATCGATGCGCGCGGACGTGAGCGCGAACTCGAAATCGCCATGAACATCCAGATGAGCCTCCTGCCGACCAGCGTTCCGAATGTCCCCGGCATCGCACTGGCTGGAATCTGCGTGCCGGCCAGCCAAGTCGGTGGCGACTATTATGATTACCTGGTGCGTGATGACGACAGTCTTGATCTGGTCATTGCCGATGTCTCCGGCCACAATGTCGGGGCCGCACTGCTCATGGCCGAAACCCGCACCTTCATTCAGGCACGAGCACGGGGCATCCACACGCCGGACCAGATGATGGTTGAACTCAATCGTTTTTTCTACGACGATCTGACGCGCGCCGAACTCTTCATCACCATGTTTTATCTCAACTTCAACACAAATACCCGCAAGATCTGCTATGCCAATGCCGGGCACAATCCACCCTTGATCTGGCGCCGAAATCAGCGCCAATGCGAGGAACTCGATGCCGAGGGGTTGATTCTAGGGGTTAAATATGAGGTGGACTTCGCACAGGAGAAAGGACAACTTGACCCCGGGGACGTAATTCTGCTTTATACTGACGGAATCATTGAAGCGGAGAACGATCGCGGTGAATTTTTCGGTACCGAGCGGTTGTGTACCCTTTTGCACGAGTACCATGAGCTTGACCCTGACGCACTGCTCAATCAGATTCTCGATCAGGTGCGGCTGTTTACCGGTACCCAGAATTTTACTGATGATGTCTCCATGATCGTTATGCAGGTTAAATCCTGA
- a CDS encoding AAA family ATPase has translation MTSDIVHQALMQPQAYPDAPAEIEFKETHVSRLYLTRDFVYKIKKPVDYGFLNFTTLDRRRFYCEEEVRLNRRFSPDTYLGIKEVRRSSEGVRLDGSGELLDYAVWMKRLPDERMLDNLIKARSAELPATMAPLGALLARIEADADICRENSGMSNLEEVRRNWRENFEQITPYTGQTLSTRSLELCRSYVDAFVQSHQELLLQRELDGFVRDGHGDLHAEHICLTDPIRIYDCIEFNRRFRIADVAADLAFLLMDLEVRDRRDLAAELLAGFQRNSAADPDLDILLPFYKVYRAFVRGKVESFLSADETVAEALRTEARRQARRYFNLALGYLMQPCLILTCGLMGSGKTTLARSLAWATGAEILRSDEIRKELAGDTGKKSSEEGFEEGIYSSQWTRRTYDTLAQRATAALHQGRIVIADASFADSAQRLRFFELAHVAGRPCFVLHLTCDTLVLEKRLRARTEKGTDVSDGRIELLGPQEKAFEPPAGPQVLEIDASAHIDDNVEYILDEIIQRAGFPA, from the coding sequence ATGACTTCCGATATTGTCCATCAGGCGTTGATGCAACCGCAAGCCTATCCGGACGCCCCGGCAGAAATCGAATTCAAGGAGACTCATGTTTCGCGTCTCTACCTCACCCGTGACTTTGTCTACAAGATCAAGAAACCAGTCGATTACGGCTTTCTAAATTTCACAACCCTGGACCGCCGAAGGTTTTACTGCGAGGAAGAAGTTCGCTTGAATCGGCGCTTCTCGCCCGACACCTATCTGGGGATCAAGGAGGTTCGCCGTAGCTCCGAGGGCGTTCGCCTTGACGGTAGCGGCGAACTTCTTGATTATGCCGTGTGGATGAAGCGCCTGCCTGATGAACGCATGCTCGACAACCTGATCAAAGCCCGCTCTGCGGAACTACCGGCAACCATGGCCCCCCTCGGCGCCCTGCTTGCCCGCATCGAAGCTGATGCTGATATCTGCCGTGAAAACAGCGGCATGAGCAACCTTGAGGAGGTGCGACGCAACTGGCGGGAGAATTTCGAGCAAATCACCCCTTATACAGGACAAACTCTCTCCACCAGATCGTTGGAACTGTGCCGCAGCTATGTCGACGCCTTTGTTCAATCCCACCAGGAATTGCTGCTCCAGCGGGAACTGGACGGTTTTGTGCGCGATGGCCACGGCGACCTGCACGCCGAACATATCTGCCTGACCGATCCCATCCGCATCTATGACTGCATCGAATTCAACCGCCGCTTTCGCATCGCGGACGTGGCTGCCGATCTGGCTTTTCTGCTCATGGACCTAGAAGTCCGTGACCGCCGCGATCTGGCCGCGGAGTTGCTGGCGGGCTTCCAGCGCAATTCCGCCGCCGACCCCGATCTCGACATCCTGTTGCCGTTCTATAAAGTTTACCGGGCTTTTGTGCGCGGCAAAGTCGAGTCATTTCTGAGTGCCGACGAAACCGTCGCGGAAGCTCTGCGCACGGAGGCACGCCGTCAGGCGCGGCGCTATTTCAATCTGGCTTTGGGCTATTTGATGCAGCCGTGCCTGATTCTCACCTGCGGCCTCATGGGTAGCGGCAAAACGACTCTGGCCCGATCCCTGGCGTGGGCGACGGGTGCTGAAATCCTGCGTTCGGATGAAATTCGCAAGGAGCTTGCCGGCGACACCGGCAAAAAATCGTCTGAAGAAGGATTCGAAGAGGGGATTTATTCTTCCCAATGGACGCGCCGCACCTACGATACCTTGGCGCAACGAGCGACGGCAGCCCTGCACCAGGGCCGGATTGTGATTGCCGATGCCTCATTCGCCGACAGTGCGCAACGCCTTCGCTTTTTCGAGCTGGCTCACGTCGCGGGACGCCCTTGTTTCGTCCTCCACCTCACTTGCGATACGCTCGTTCTGGAAAAACGCCTGCGAGCGCGAACAGAAAAAGGGACAGATGTGTCCGACGGACGAATTGAACTACTGGGGCCGCAAGAGAAGGCTTTTGAGCCGCCGGCCGGCCCGCAGGTTCTTGAGATTGACGCAAGCGCCCACATAGATGACAATGTCGAATACATATTAGATGAAATCATCCAGCGGGCAGGGTTCCCGGCATGA
- a CDS encoding tetratricopeptide repeat protein, with product MKKIISGIILCLFLAGCLPATASVKSPTDSGSAEIPFTYRAKVRDGETRALAAYAKGQFAAKMGELATAADFLRQAADLGSERGGILLELAHLHLRQGNLEEAVRASEDALIADPDLLLAHLFLGEVHLRTGESAQAITHYERAIALDPDREETYLNLALVHARRGESEEAAQTLKDLVARDPDSLNARFMLARLYQEIGLEGFAEEVLREMIERFPDSDKAYLELSGLLESQGRWREAAETYRQGLEFTPDNTQLRHLLIGVLIREGRLGEARRELETLLAADPADVEAWRKEGLIALEQGAWEDAGEAFARILEIEPAHHQARYYLGSALEQQQRYEEAVEAFAAVPSETPLYSEALIHLGYLYQRLGEEARARDMMREALASDPARLEYHLYLSALLDEQGDVEGALEVLAEARRLDPQNTNLLYRKGILQGKLERWDDAVQTMRELLEINPEHADALNYIAYHYAEVGRHLDEALDMALKALALKAAGYIQDTVGWVYFMRGEYEEALAYLEKAARELPQDPVVMEHLGDVLHKLGQNDRAVEAYRKVLEIDETAQGVQEKLDALKEL from the coding sequence ATGAAAAAAATAATTTCCGGGATTATTCTTTGCCTGTTTCTGGCTGGATGTCTCCCCGCGACCGCCTCGGTAAAAAGCCCCACCGATTCCGGGAGCGCTGAAATCCCCTTTACCTACCGTGCCAAAGTCCGAGATGGCGAAACCAGGGCTCTGGCAGCCTATGCCAAAGGGCAGTTTGCCGCAAAAATGGGTGAACTGGCAACGGCTGCAGACTTTTTGCGCCAAGCTGCCGATTTGGGCAGCGAGCGCGGCGGCATTCTTCTTGAACTGGCTCATTTGCATCTGCGCCAGGGCAATCTCGAAGAAGCGGTGCGCGCCTCCGAGGACGCTCTGATCGCCGATCCGGATTTGCTTCTTGCCCATCTTTTTCTCGGCGAGGTGCATCTGCGAACCGGAGAATCGGCGCAGGCCATCACGCACTATGAGCGGGCTATCGCTTTGGACCCGGACCGGGAAGAGACTTATCTCAACCTGGCCTTGGTTCATGCCCGCCGGGGCGAGAGCGAAGAGGCGGCGCAAACCCTCAAGGATCTGGTGGCAAGGGATCCGGATTCGCTCAACGCGCGCTTCATGCTTGCACGACTCTACCAGGAAATCGGACTGGAAGGGTTTGCCGAAGAGGTGTTGCGCGAGATGATCGAAAGGTTTCCGGATTCCGATAAAGCCTACCTTGAGTTGAGTGGTCTGCTTGAAAGCCAGGGGCGGTGGCGCGAAGCGGCGGAGACCTATCGACAGGGGCTGGAGTTTACGCCCGACAACACGCAATTGCGTCATTTGCTCATCGGGGTTCTCATTCGCGAGGGTCGCCTCGGTGAGGCACGCCGCGAGCTTGAAACACTGCTCGCCGCCGATCCTGCCGATGTCGAAGCTTGGCGCAAGGAAGGTCTCATAGCTCTTGAGCAGGGTGCTTGGGAAGATGCGGGAGAGGCTTTCGCGCGAATCCTAGAAATCGAGCCGGCGCATCATCAGGCGCGCTATTATCTGGGAAGCGCTCTTGAGCAGCAGCAACGCTACGAAGAGGCCGTAGAGGCCTTCGCCGCGGTGCCGTCCGAGACTCCCCTTTACAGCGAGGCGCTGATTCACCTGGGTTATCTATATCAGCGCCTGGGGGAGGAGGCTCGGGCGCGGGACATGATGAGAGAGGCCCTTGCCTCAGACCCTGCGCGCCTGGAGTACCATCTGTATCTGTCCGCCTTGCTCGACGAACAAGGTGATGTCGAAGGGGCCCTTGAAGTTTTGGCCGAAGCGCGCCGGCTTGATCCCCAAAATACCAATCTTCTCTATCGCAAAGGGATCCTGCAGGGCAAGCTCGAGCGCTGGGACGACGCGGTGCAGACCATGCGCGAGCTGCTGGAAATTAACCCTGAGCATGCCGATGCGCTCAATTATATTGCCTACCATTATGCCGAAGTCGGACGTCATCTTGATGAAGCCCTCGACATGGCCCTAAAGGCTCTGGCTCTCAAGGCGGCGGGTTATATTCAAGATACCGTCGGTTGGGTCTATTTTATGCGTGGTGAATATGAAGAGGCCCTGGCCTATCTTGAAAAGGCGGCACGCGAATTGCCTCAAGACCCTGTCGTCATGGAGCATCTCGGTGATGTTTTGCACAAACTTGGACAGAATGACAGAGCCGTCGAGGCCTATCGCAAAGTTCTCGAAATCGACGAGACTGCCCAAGGCGTGCAGGAAAAACTCGATGCGTTGAAGGAGCTCTGA